The DNA region AAAAATGAAATGGATAAAAGTAAAGGTAGATTATTTTTCAGATGATTTGGAAGAAACTAAAATAAAATTGGTAAATATGTTTGATGAAATTGGGATTAAGCAAATTGAAGTAATTGATTATTTTTCTGAAAATGAACTTGATTATAATGTCAATTTTTCTAGTAAAAATGATGTTTGGAGCATAATTGGGTATATTGTGGATAATAGATTTGCAAATACAAAATTAAATATTATTTTTAATAACTTAAAGGAATTTCAGAATGCAGATACGGAATTTATGTATGAAATTTACACAGCCAAATGCAATGACGAAGACTGGCAGGATGAATGGAAAAAATATTTTCACACTATAAATATAACTGACAATATTGTTATAAAGCCTAGCTGGGATAAATACGAGCCATCTGGTAATGAAATTGTGATTGAAATTGATCCAGGGCTTGCTTTCGGTACAGGGACGCATGAAACGACTTCACTGTGTGTGGAATTTTTGGAAAAATATGCAGAAAACAGGGAGAAAGTGCTGGATATAGGATGTGGATCAGGGATTCTGATGTTAATTGGAAAAAAATTAGGTGTGAAAAAGGTTGTTGGAATTGATATTGATGAAAAAGTTCGGGATGTGGTTTTGGAAAACTTTTCTAAAAATGATATAAATAACGATTTTGAAGTGATAATTGGAAATCTTGTGGATGATGTGAATGAAAAATATGATTTGGTTGTGTCAAATATTTTGGTAGATGTTCTGGAAAAGTTGCTTGAAGATATAGAAAAGATTTTGGAAAAAGGTGCAACGGTTATTTTTTCTGGAATTTTGAATGAAAAGGAAGAGGCGTTTGTAAAAAAGGCTGGAAATTATAATTTGAGGCAAATTGATAGAAAAGAAAAAAATAATTGGGTATCGTTTGTTTTTAAATATGAAAATTAATAAAAAGCTAGAATTGTAAAAGTAAAGATTATAAAAATTAAATGACAATAGTATTTTATAGCAGCAAATCATGACTGTTTATTGAAAAATGGAGAAAATTATGAAAAATCAAAATAAAAATAAAAAAACAGTATTAATAGGATTTTGTAGACTCTTGAAATTAACTAAATAAAATAGAAAGTAGGGAAATATGATAATTGCTATTGATGGGCCTGCTGGAAGCGGGAAAAGCACCATTGCAAAATTGATTGCAGACGATTTGGGGCTTGTTTATCTTGATACGGGGGCAATGTATAGGCTCGTTACGTTAAAGGCTTTAAATGATGGGATTTTAGGTAATTTAGAAAAAATTGAGGAAATGCTGAATAATTTGAATATTGATATTAGGGGAAATAGATTTTATCTGGATGATATTGATGTGAGTGAGGAAATTAGAAAGCCTGTTGTTTCAGGAAATGTATCTGATATTGCGGCAATACGTGAAGTACGTGAAAAAATGGTGGATTTGCAGCGAAAACTTTCAAAATCAAAAAGTGTTATTCTGGATGGACGTGATATTGGAACTGTTGTTTTTCCAAACGCAGATGTAAAAATATTTTTAGTTGCGGATGCAAAGGAAAGGGCAAATAGACGTTATAAAGAGCTTATTGAAAAAGGGGAAAATGTTAGAATTGAGGAAATTTATGAAAATATTTTAAAAAGGGATGAAATTGATTCTACAAGGAAGGAAAGTCCGCTAAAAAAAGCTGAGGATGCAATTGAAGTGGATACAACTTCTAAAAATATTGAAGAAGTAAAAAATGAAATTTTG from Leptotrichia trevisanii DSM 22070 includes:
- the cmk gene encoding (d)CMP kinase, with protein sequence MIIAIDGPAGSGKSTIAKLIADDLGLVYLDTGAMYRLVTLKALNDGILGNLEKIEEMLNNLNIDIRGNRFYLDDIDVSEEIRKPVVSGNVSDIAAIREVREKMVDLQRKLSKSKSVILDGRDIGTVVFPNADVKIFLVADAKERANRRYKELIEKGENVRIEEIYENILKRDEIDSTRKESPLKKAEDAIEVDTTSKNIEEVKNEILKIIKKKI
- the prmA gene encoding 50S ribosomal protein L11 methyltransferase gives rise to the protein MKWIKVKVDYFSDDLEETKIKLVNMFDEIGIKQIEVIDYFSENELDYNVNFSSKNDVWSIIGYIVDNRFANTKLNIIFNNLKEFQNADTEFMYEIYTAKCNDEDWQDEWKKYFHTINITDNIVIKPSWDKYEPSGNEIVIEIDPGLAFGTGTHETTSLCVEFLEKYAENREKVLDIGCGSGILMLIGKKLGVKKVVGIDIDEKVRDVVLENFSKNDINNDFEVIIGNLVDDVNEKYDLVVSNILVDVLEKLLEDIEKILEKGATVIFSGILNEKEEAFVKKAGNYNLRQIDRKEKNNWVSFVFKYEN